A part of Streptomyces sp. NBC_01497 genomic DNA contains:
- a CDS encoding flavin-containing monooxygenase, which produces MPDHTTAAPGPAKELPVYVIGAGPGGLAVAAALHRRGVRAVVLEKSDAVGASWRGHYSRLRLHTTRRWSALPGLPIPRSFGRWVPRDKVVKYLERYAQFHGLDVVTGVEVSRVERLSGDGQEGTGGGAQDTRNGSMTVPPDGAKWLLRATGGRELRARAVVVATGYNHTPRLPAWPGLGTYTGELLHARAYRDAEPYRGKDVLVVGVGNTGAEIAVDLVEGGASRVRLAIRTPPHILRRSTLGWPAQASGILCRRLPRLLVDRVARGVVLRAPGIPRPRKGLATRAREGAIPVQDVGLVKAVREGRVEPVAAVESFDGDAVTLADGSVVTPEVVVAATGYERGLSPLVGHLNVLTAEGRPLGRNPVAPGLYFTGYTTPLSGMLRELARDAPKIAKSLARGR; this is translated from the coding sequence ATGCCCGACCACACAACTGCCGCTCCAGGCCCCGCGAAAGAACTGCCCGTGTACGTGATCGGCGCCGGTCCTGGCGGGTTGGCGGTCGCCGCGGCCCTGCACAGGCGCGGCGTACGGGCGGTGGTGCTGGAGAAGTCGGACGCGGTCGGCGCGTCCTGGCGCGGCCACTACTCCCGGCTGCGCCTGCACACGACGCGGCGCTGGTCCGCGCTGCCGGGACTGCCGATACCGAGGTCCTTCGGACGGTGGGTGCCGCGCGACAAGGTCGTGAAGTACCTGGAGCGGTACGCGCAGTTCCACGGCCTCGACGTCGTGACGGGCGTCGAGGTGTCGCGCGTCGAGCGGCTGTCCGGGGACGGCCAGGAAGGCACCGGCGGCGGCGCGCAGGACACGCGGAACGGCTCCATGACCGTCCCCCCGGACGGCGCGAAGTGGCTGCTGCGGGCCACGGGCGGACGCGAACTGCGGGCGCGCGCCGTGGTGGTGGCGACGGGCTACAACCACACGCCGAGACTTCCGGCCTGGCCCGGTCTCGGCACGTACACCGGGGAGCTGCTGCACGCGCGCGCCTACCGCGACGCCGAGCCGTACCGCGGCAAGGACGTGCTCGTGGTCGGGGTCGGGAACACGGGCGCGGAGATCGCGGTGGACCTGGTGGAGGGCGGGGCCTCCCGGGTGCGCCTGGCGATCCGGACACCGCCCCACATCCTGCGCCGCTCGACACTGGGCTGGCCCGCGCAGGCGAGCGGCATCCTGTGCCGCCGCCTGCCGAGGCTGCTGGTGGACCGCGTGGCGCGCGGTGTGGTGCTGCGGGCGCCGGGCATCCCGCGCCCCCGCAAGGGCCTCGCGACCCGGGCGCGTGAGGGTGCGATCCCGGTACAGGACGTGGGCCTGGTGAAGGCGGTACGGGAGGGGCGCGTCGAACCGGTCGCGGCGGTCGAGTCGTTCGACGGGGACGCGGTGACACTGGCCGACGGCTCGGTGGTGACCCCGGAGGTCGTCGTGGCCGCCACCGGGTACGAGCGGGGGCTGTCGCCCCTCGTGGGGCATCTGAACGTCCTGACGGCCGAGGGCAGGCCGCTCGGCCGCAACCCCGTGGCGCCGGGCCTGTACTTCACCGGGTACACGACCCCGCTGA
- a CDS encoding GNAT family N-acetyltransferase, producing MTTPAADRDDLSRPRPLDQARLPPAGSLVVTDSALRTGTGPGPGPGSGPLPGQLPGSGPGGPGLRLRPWRPDDAPALVRGATDPEYRRWNTPKLLVGTEAQALEWIRQRAEDYERGTGCVLAVAPGGGGRAIGSVGLGVLDLWMRRGTVGYWVLPEARGQGVASGALDLFTRWAFGVVGLHRLSLGHAVGHDVSCRVAERCGFRYEGTLRGEMFEAGDTSCFRDAHLHARLATDPAPEPGAPA from the coding sequence ATGACCACCCCTGCCGCGGACCGCGACGACCTCTCCCGCCCCCGTCCTCTCGACCAGGCACGGCTGCCGCCCGCCGGGTCGCTCGTCGTCACGGACAGCGCCCTGCGGACCGGTACCGGCCCCGGGCCGGGTCCCGGAAGCGGCCCGCTCCCCGGCCAGCTCCCCGGCTCGGGCCCCGGTGGGCCGGGGCTGCGCCTGCGGCCCTGGCGCCCGGACGACGCGCCCGCGCTGGTGCGGGGCGCCACCGATCCCGAGTACCGCCGGTGGAACACTCCGAAGCTGCTGGTGGGGACCGAGGCCCAGGCACTGGAGTGGATCCGGCAGCGCGCCGAGGACTACGAACGCGGCACCGGCTGCGTGCTCGCCGTCGCGCCGGGCGGGGGCGGCCGGGCGATCGGCAGTGTCGGTCTCGGCGTCCTCGACCTGTGGATGAGGCGCGGCACGGTCGGCTACTGGGTCCTGCCCGAGGCACGGGGCCAGGGGGTCGCCAGCGGCGCGCTGGACCTGTTCACCCGCTGGGCGTTCGGCGTGGTGGGGCTGCACCGGCTGTCGCTCGGCCACGCGGTCGGCCACGACGTCTCCTGCCGGGTGGCGGAGCGGTGCGGTTTCCGTTACGAGGGGACGCTGCGCGGAGAGATGTTCGAGGCGGGGGACACGAGCTGCTTCCGCGACGCCCATCTGCACGCGCGGCTCGCGACCGACCCGGCCCCGGAGCCCGGGGCGCCTGCCTGA